The uncultured Sphaerochaeta sp. genome includes the window CGAGATTCTGTTCACTTAATGCTTCTAAAACACTACGACAATAGGTTCCCAGCGCATTCACAAATTGAATTTGCTTATCCCCCATATGCACCTTACAATTCAGAACATCGACAAGACGCATTTTTTGAAGACTTGTGAATTCTTCAATGGGTCCCCATGACACAACCTCCTTGTCTATTAGCAATCGTAATGGCTCAATAAGGTCACTTGAAAGATTGAACTGATTAAAAGCATTATCATGAAATATTCCGAGCTGGGTAAGATATCCATTTATAACGATTTCCCTGTTGATGGCAGATAAAAGAATTGTATACCCATAGTTCAATGCAGCGTTAATCGGCGAATCCTTATGCCTAGAGAATTCATTACCAAAGATTGCATTAAAATATACCTTTGCTGCATGAGCTTCACGATTTGTCCTATCTCCAGCGGTTATTGAGTTTGCATAACCTATAAGCTTCTCAGCCAAATCAGGACGTGTCTGATTTAATACATTTGCTTGATTTGTAATTTTCTCGTGAATGATTCGTGTCCATACCTGGTCTTTGATCTCTTTCTTCCAAGTAATCTGACTTTTCACCTTTTCTGTCACATTATGACAACCATACAGAGGAAGAACATTACTTAATGGATTACGATGATTGTCACAGAAGATGATATTGATCTTGCGTTCCTGTAACTGTGCAACCAACATCGCAGTCAGAGATACTGCTGTCGACTCTATCATCAACGTGTGGATTTCACTTAAATGAATCCGGAGCATCTCAGTATCTCTAACTACGAGATAATTCATCTTGTATTCGAGCTTAGCTCGTTTTGAAACAACAACAATTCGCCAACTCATAACTCATCTATATGTCTTGTTTTAGTAAAAATACCCGTCGGAGACTGGTGCACCAAACGGGCATCTGTATCTTTGATCACTGAATCAAATTTTATTTCCCCAACACTCCCACCACCCCTCAAGGCTTTAAAATCTATTTTCCTTGATTTGCAATCAAATAATTTAATGATTTGCATTAGGACCTCACATTGTTTCCATAATTCCAAAGACTCAAATGTAGATTTTTTCTCTTCCAAGAATTTTGACTGATTTGCTGGTCGATGCTTGTAGATTGAATCTCGTTCTTTTGCTAATAATGTTTCATATAATGCAAGAGTCCCTTGTTTGGTGATATGAAGACTCTCTGCAAGAATCTCAGCATTCCCTGGCACCTCTTCTTTGTTTACTTTCTTCAATAGGGAGAGATATTTTTCTATCTGGGCAATATAGTCGTATTGTTTTTCATTAATAATTAATTGCACTGCACTGTTCGCTATAACTCGCTGTTCAGTAAAACCACTCAAACTCATTCGGTACCCTTTAATTATAATTAATTCATTCTTAAGAATTTTTGGAACTAATATCTTAGGATTGAGAAGGTGTAAATTTATTTCACAATACTCCTTAAGAGCTTCAGAGTCTGTTTCTAACTGTTTTTTAAAAAGTATTGGTACACGGATAAGTTTCCTGAACAGCTGATCTTTCTTCTCATACTGGACCAATGCAAAATATGCGGTAGAAGGAGAATCATAACCACCGTACTTATTTGTATCATTAAGAATCGGATTTGAGCTCTTTAGAGGAATTAACCCCTTCTTCCGTACAGGTTGTAAATCGAATAACTTTCCACTCACCTCTACCGCTTGCCTTGTCACCAACACCTGATGATTTTGCAATGTTTTTCTGACCGTGACAATTGTTCCAGTTTCATGCTTCTCGCTTTTTGGTTTTCCTCTATTAGCATCATACCTTTCATCAGTAATCCAGGCTGATTTACCGTTACGTTGAATAGAGCGTGAGAAAATATTACTGGCATTGTAAAACTGATCCCCTCTTCTCAACTCCTTGATGAAGTTTCGAGCATCAGCAGTGAACTTGGTATGAAAAGCATTCCCAACGACAATATTCAGATAAGCATCATGTGCATGGTGATGATCATTTACCAGTCTTGATTTCTTAATTTCAAAGTCAGCTCTGAAACTTGAGACATTCCTGGCTTTCACATACACAATCTCAGTCTTCTCGTCCTGGAATAGGTTCTTCAAGATACTCGCAACAACCTTGGTACTCTGTCTTGTTTCCACTAATTGTCTATTGATAAAAGCAAAAAGTTCTTCTTCACTTAAAGGAGTTGTCCGGGTAAGACGAGCATATTTTTCCTTGGAAATCAATTCACATATTAGCAACCCCTTCCAAAATCCACTCATTTCACTCTGCCACGCTGGATTGATTGGATAGTTATTACCTTTTTCTCCATTGCATGACTTATGGGCAAGTACCCTATTATTCAATGAATCGTCTTTAATAAGCGACTGAGGGTAGATATGATCAATATCGTAGAGCTGAGAATTATTCATCTGATCGAGTTCGATTTTTCCCCCACAATAAGGGCAACGACCCATCTGTGTGTAATAGAAATAGAGTCTGTCATTCCTTAACTCAGCATCGGTCTTGGTTTCGAGACTTTCTAGTAGCGCCTTATTTAAATTAATATCATTCTTGCAACGATCATAGAGTTTTCGAAGACTCTCTTTTCTGCTTATTGTCCGTTTTTTCTCGCCTTGTTCCCGTGCCATCTCAACAAATACTCTACTTGGCGCTCTACCCATTACTTTCTTGAGCTCTTGTACAATAAGAAGCGTCTGCCAGATCTGTCGCTTGACTGGAGGGGAGACAGAAAGCGGTTTGACCAATGATTCGTAGGAAAACTTCGTATTGATGAGTGTTTCATTATTGATTCTCTGAATCTCATCCAAATAGTCGTATTTACTGCTCAGTAGCTCCATGAGATTCTCGTTCGTTTCCCACATCATATGAATGATTGAGTAGCCTTCACCGGTTGCACGATCTACATGATAGATATCTTCAAGAAAAGCACGTGATAAACGACCCCACCCCTTATAATTCCTAACGAGCTTGGTAATATCATCAATTTGTTCTGATGTAAGCTTCTCATGAAGCTCTTTTGCGATTTTCTCCTTAAGAATTGTTGCATCATCAACATAATAGGCCTTCCACTCAATGATCTTTTCAATCTCGTCTTCAGAAAGAACCTTTGTTTCAAGATAGGGAGCAAAATCAATGTAGCTCTTTAGAGAATTTGCAAAACCGTTATCAATCCCTTCAATCGTACTTACATCATTCTTATTGATAATATTGTTTGTCATAAGGAACTTCTGCAACATCTTCAAGGTAATGGTCTTCTTTCCAGATTTTAGAAAAAGTTCGTTGTAAATCTTCTGCTTTAATTCAACTGATATCGACTCGCCATTGATCTTGAGATTATTCAATTCATTCAGAACCATATAGCGGTTGTAGAGGAGCGAGTATTTAGGCAACACCTCTTCCTTGAACAGGTAGGTACAGGAATTTGTCATACGTGTAATGAATTTCTCAGCCGAGGCCTTTTTATCAACCACTTCACCCCAGTTCCAAGGGAAGATTGGAACATCTTCCTTCCCCTGTTGTCGTACCATCCAGCAGAAACCTTCGTTTCCTCCTTTTTCCATATGGGAGGTATTGAGAGGTCCAACATAGTAAGGAATGCGAAATGTCAGCATGCTCACAATTTTTTGATGTGGGGTATACCCATCAGCATCAGGTATAGCAAGGAAAGAAAAATGGTGCTGAGCATTATCAAGTATGCTCTGGAGTTCTTTCAGGTGCAACTGGTGAGGAATCACCCTG containing:
- the cas9 gene encoding type II CRISPR RNA-guided endonuclease Cas9 (Cas9, originally named Csn1, is the large, multifunctional signature protein of type II CRISPR/Cas systems. It is well known even to general audiences because its RNA-guided endonuclease activity has made it a popular tool for custom editing of eukaryotic genomes.), with the translated sequence MNTAVSKDFQQSEYYLGLDIGTASVGWAVTNTEYELVKKHRKHLWGVRLFDTANTAAERRLHRAARRRHQRRLQRQRLLKEIFQDKIDEVDPRFFERLKESSYHTEDRSGSFLSILFNDESFKDTDYFAKFPTIFHLRSHLIHHPEEKPDIRILYLAIHSILKHRGHFLFPGESLESVSSFNLLLDALLKNVEDSLQCILHVSCSPESLGAILKKKKRTDKKNELMEVLTLTRTTEEEIEETPKKLIAELIKALSGTPFLLSSLFGNESYKESEQDKIEFDKEGFEDKKESIEVLLESEEFALIETLEGIYNWTLLSDILNGEKFISDAKVSSYAEHKNDLKQLKLLVKKYAGNAYYKAFKDPSTQNNYAHYIGTGNKSGKKVQVVHKGKCLQEDVNKYLYNLLKPYQNDEDSILGSMLEKLEQKSALPKQRVRDNRVIPHQLHLKELQSILDNAQHHFSFLAIPDADGYTPHQKIVSMLTFRIPYYVGPLNTSHMEKGGNEGFCWMVRQQGKEDVPIFPWNWGEVVDKKASAEKFITRMTNSCTYLFKEEVLPKYSLLYNRYMVLNELNNLKINGESISVELKQKIYNELFLKSGKKTITLKMLQKFLMTNNIINKNDVSTIEGIDNGFANSLKSYIDFAPYLETKVLSEDEIEKIIEWKAYYVDDATILKEKIAKELHEKLTSEQIDDITKLVRNYKGWGRLSRAFLEDIYHVDRATGEGYSIIHMMWETNENLMELLSSKYDYLDEIQRINNETLINTKFSYESLVKPLSVSPPVKRQIWQTLLIVQELKKVMGRAPSRVFVEMAREQGEKKRTISRKESLRKLYDRCKNDINLNKALLESLETKTDAELRNDRLYFYYTQMGRCPYCGGKIELDQMNNSQLYDIDHIYPQSLIKDDSLNNRVLAHKSCNGEKGNNYPINPAWQSEMSGFWKGLLICELISKEKYARLTRTTPLSEEELFAFINRQLVETRQSTKVVASILKNLFQDEKTEIVYVKARNVSSFRADFEIKKSRLVNDHHHAHDAYLNIVVGNAFHTKFTADARNFIKELRRGDQFYNASNIFSRSIQRNGKSAWITDERYDANRGKPKSEKHETGTIVTVRKTLQNHQVLVTRQAVEVSGKLFDLQPVRKKGLIPLKSSNPILNDTNKYGGYDSPSTAYFALVQYEKKDQLFRKLIRVPILFKKQLETDSEALKEYCEINLHLLNPKILVPKILKNELIIIKGYRMSLSGFTEQRVIANSAVQLIINEKQYDYIAQIEKYLSLLKKVNKEEVPGNAEILAESLHITKQGTLALYETLLAKERDSIYKHRPANQSKFLEEKKSTFESLELWKQCEVLMQIIKLFDCKSRKIDFKALRGGGSVGEIKFDSVIKDTDARLVHQSPTGIFTKTRHIDEL
- the cas1 gene encoding type II CRISPR-associated endonuclease Cas1, which encodes MSWRIVVVSKRAKLEYKMNYLVVRDTEMLRIHLSEIHTLMIESTAVSLTAMLVAQLQERKINIIFCDNHRNPLSNVLPLYGCHNVTEKVKSQITWKKEIKDQVWTRIIHEKITNQANVLNQTRPDLAEKLIGYANSITAGDRTNREAHAAKVYFNAIFGNEFSRHKDSPINAALNYGYTILLSAINREIVINGYLTQLGIFHDNAFNQFNLSSDLIEPLRLLIDKEVVSWGPIEEFTSLQKMRLVDVLNCKVHMGDKQIQFVNALGTYCRSVLEALSEQNLDLIQCMEYE